One stretch of Narcine bancroftii isolate sNarBan1 chromosome 8, sNarBan1.hap1, whole genome shotgun sequence DNA includes these proteins:
- the LOC138741692 gene encoding dolichyl-diphosphooligosaccharide--protein glycosyltransferase subunit 4 codes for MITDVQLAIFANMLGVSLFLLVVLYHYVAVNNPKKLE; via the coding sequence ATGATCACAGACGTACAGCTGGCCATCTTTGCCAATATGCTAGGGGTATCTCTTTTCCTCCTCGTTGTCCTGTACCACTACGTTGCTGTTAACAATCCCAAGAAGCTAGAGTAA